From a region of the Neobacillus niacini genome:
- a CDS encoding aldo/keto reductase → MNFVTLNNGLKMPQLGFGVWQVPDDQATEAVEIALKVGYTSIDTAMIYKNEKGVGRAIAESSVPREELFITTKVWNADQGYEKTLRAFEESLDRLGLDYIDLYLIHWPTPNFHQYVDTYKALEKLYHDGRVKAIGVCNFEIEHLERILKECEVVPVLNQVECHPYLAQNELKEFCAKHNIFVEAWSPLEQGGEVLQDEVVQKIAASHSKSPAQVVLRWHLQNNTIVIPKSVTPSRIEENFNVFDFELSTDEMNEINKLNRNRRKGPNPNDMHVR, encoded by the coding sequence ATGAATTTTGTAACGTTAAATAACGGTTTAAAAATGCCGCAGTTGGGCTTTGGTGTTTGGCAGGTTCCAGATGACCAAGCGACTGAGGCAGTTGAAATTGCACTAAAAGTTGGATACACATCGATTGATACGGCAATGATCTATAAAAACGAAAAGGGCGTGGGAAGGGCGATTGCTGAATCCTCCGTTCCTCGTGAAGAGTTATTTATTACAACCAAGGTTTGGAATGCTGACCAAGGCTATGAAAAAACCTTACGTGCATTTGAGGAAAGCCTAGATAGATTAGGACTTGATTATATTGATTTATATTTGATTCATTGGCCAACACCTAACTTTCACCAGTATGTTGATACTTATAAGGCTTTAGAAAAGCTTTATCATGATGGCCGAGTGAAGGCAATCGGGGTTTGTAATTTTGAAATTGAGCACTTAGAGCGCATTTTAAAAGAATGTGAAGTTGTGCCGGTATTGAATCAAGTTGAGTGTCATCCATACCTTGCTCAAAATGAGTTAAAAGAGTTTTGCGCAAAACACAATATCTTTGTAGAAGCTTGGAGTCCTCTTGAACAGGGCGGTGAGGTGCTGCAGGACGAAGTGGTTCAAAAGATTGCTGCGTCACACAGCAAATCTCCAGCTCAAGTGGTGCTGCGCTGGCATTTACAAAACAACACCATCGTCATTCCAAAATCGGTGACACCATCAAGAATCGAAGAAAACTTTAATGTATTTGATTTCGAACTTAGCACAGATGAAATGAACGAAATTAATAAACTTAACCGTAATCGACGTAAAGGTCCTAATCCAAACGATATGCATGTACGTTAA
- a CDS encoding HAD family hydrolase, with translation MNQQTLILDLDDTLIHCNKYFEQAKNEFVTKIKEWIKTPSDEEIMQKQLEIDLKSVELNGLLSEKFPETLVATYFYFCQKYRKGIKANEVEQVRTIGRSVFETEVEPLPYMYDVLNQLQEDGHQLYLFTGGDVKNQTRKIRQLALEPYFEERVYISQHKNSKALQKVINKIPANKNSIWMIGNSLKTDIKPAIELGINAIHIPSEMEWSYNIVDLEIEQKGTFAELTSLLDLPVFFREYAFYNEAM, from the coding sequence ATGAATCAACAAACCTTAATATTGGACCTGGATGATACGCTAATCCACTGCAATAAATATTTTGAGCAAGCTAAAAATGAATTTGTTACTAAAATAAAAGAATGGATAAAAACACCATCCGATGAAGAGATCATGCAAAAGCAATTAGAAATCGATTTAAAAAGTGTTGAGCTAAACGGCTTACTTTCAGAAAAATTTCCAGAAACACTTGTTGCAACCTATTTTTATTTTTGCCAAAAATATCGTAAGGGCATAAAGGCAAATGAAGTAGAACAAGTTCGAACTATTGGCCGGAGTGTTTTTGAAACAGAAGTGGAGCCTCTTCCTTATATGTATGATGTTCTGAATCAATTACAAGAGGACGGTCATCAACTCTATTTATTCACTGGCGGGGATGTAAAAAATCAAACTCGAAAAATTAGACAATTAGCACTAGAACCCTACTTTGAAGAAAGAGTGTATATTTCTCAGCATAAAAATAGTAAAGCCTTACAAAAGGTAATCAATAAAATCCCTGCCAACAAGAACTCGATTTGGATGATTGGAAATTCACTCAAAACAGATATAAAGCCCGCAATAGAATTAGGCATAAATGCGATTCATATTCCATCAGAAATGGAATGGAGCTATAATATTGTCGATTTAGAAATCGAGCAAAAGGGTACATTTGCTGAATTAACATCACTTCTTGACTTACCAGTTTTTTTTAGAGAATACGCTTTTTACAATGAAGCAATGTGA
- a CDS encoding DUF3243 domain-containing protein produces MEQLDEEKIENQVYKNGDALKSFDDFREYLRGKVNLGKKLGMDEEQLANSAQKVADYLAHKEPPKNSEERLLQELWNVGTEEEQHKLAHMLVRLVLHS; encoded by the coding sequence ATGGAACAGTTAGATGAGGAAAAGATAGAAAACCAGGTTTACAAAAATGGTGACGCGTTAAAAAGTTTTGATGATTTCAGGGAATATCTTAGGGGAAAAGTTAATTTAGGAAAAAAACTAGGTATGGATGAAGAGCAGTTAGCCAACTCGGCTCAGAAAGTAGCCGATTACCTCGCTCATAAGGAACCACCTAAGAATTCTGAGGAGCGTTTATTGCAGGAACTATGGAACGTGGGCACTGAGGAAGAACAGCATAAACTGGCCCATATGCTTGTCCGTTTAGTTCTTCATTCTTAG
- a CDS encoding CPBP family intramembrane glutamic endopeptidase — protein MDFIKVKEGKNSWKRYLSSFIVILLFIFVGSLPYLIISEWIVNTDNNPNTYFDFEKEDYVGINPLLYFALLNSQFIFWLLGLFVTIRFIHKRKFTSLITPNRKIDWKRLGFGFSTFFVILGLTSIIDSLLNPGDYVLNDVTVSDFLFLFVLVLVLTPIQTTCEELFFRGYLLQFFGKWIRIPFLLSLIAGTIFGALHFTNPEMGYSPILMGANYLLTGFIWSYITVKTNSAELSIGAHAANNMLLGWFITMDDSAFGDIPSLFVVKNIDPAVSLIWTTVSLGIFLYISLRKNKFTRLY, from the coding sequence TTGGATTTTATTAAAGTAAAAGAAGGCAAGAATAGCTGGAAGCGGTATTTATCTTCCTTTATTGTAATTCTACTGTTTATTTTTGTTGGATCGCTGCCTTATCTCATCATTAGTGAATGGATTGTTAATACGGACAATAACCCCAATACCTATTTTGATTTTGAAAAAGAGGATTATGTGGGAATTAACCCGTTGCTTTATTTTGCCTTGTTGAATTCACAATTTATATTTTGGCTTTTGGGCCTGTTTGTCACGATTCGTTTCATTCATAAACGCAAATTCACATCGCTCATTACGCCCAATAGAAAAATAGATTGGAAGCGATTAGGCTTTGGTTTTAGTACCTTCTTTGTCATCCTGGGTCTGACTTCCATCATTGATTCCCTTTTAAACCCTGGAGATTACGTATTGAACGATGTCACTGTTTCTGATTTTTTATTTTTATTCGTTCTAGTACTGGTATTAACTCCCATTCAAACTACCTGTGAGGAATTATTTTTTAGAGGATATCTCTTACAATTCTTCGGAAAATGGATTCGTATTCCTTTTCTATTATCGCTCATAGCAGGCACCATTTTTGGCGCGCTTCATTTCACCAATCCTGAGATGGGGTATTCCCCCATTTTGATGGGAGCAAATTATTTGTTAACTGGATTCATTTGGTCTTATATCACGGTTAAAACGAACAGTGCCGAATTGTCAATTGGTGCCCACGCAGCAAATAATATGCTGTTGGGGTGGTTCATCACGATGGATGACTCTGCCTTTGGTGACATCCCATCCTTATTTGTGGTCAAAAATATTGATCCGGCAGTCTCACTGATCTGGACAACTGTTTCTCTTGGGATTTTCCTATATATTTCTTTGAGAAAAAACAAATTTACTAGACTTTACTAA
- a CDS encoding GNAT family N-acetyltransferase — protein sequence MRTVPIDFDFYCSIEENWTVKAIYQNDMPIGFTMYGYSDELAGYEICRIMIDYKFQGNGFGKKALLLVIKEMVNQFNLFFWSFALLSLIMSNQFCFVTSFNVIMSFPSNQILISINKFSVWRI from the coding sequence ATGAGGACAGTACCCATTGACTTTGACTTTTATTGCAGTATAGAAGAGAATTGGACAGTGAAAGCCATTTATCAAAATGATATGCCCATAGGCTTTACCATGTATGGCTATTCTGACGAACTCGCTGGCTATGAGATTTGTAGAATAATGATAGATTACAAGTTTCAAGGAAATGGGTTTGGTAAAAAAGCATTACTACTTGTCATAAAAGAAATGGTAAATCAATTTAATTTGTTTTTTTGGTCTTTTGCACTACTAAGTCTTATAATGTCGAACCAGTTTTGTTTCGTCACGTCTTTTAATGTAATCATGTCATTTCCCTCTAATCAAATTTTAATCTCGATTAATAAATTCTCTGTTTGGCGAATATAA
- a CDS encoding aminopeptidase, whose protein sequence is MKSFEDKLEHYAELVVKVGLNVQKGQRLLINSPIEAADFTRRITKYAYEHGCSRVFVDWVDTGLNRIHYLNASDDVLKNFIEQWEVDKFNSLAEHNDCMLFIAGTDPSAYANIPPERIMFVQKNGAEKLQSIAQKRLRGDVPWAIIGVPTEAWAESIYPKLKKDEAVAALWEAIFKTVRVDQQDPIAAWQEHSATLTKKVDYLNEQKFKSLHYKSEGTNLSIDLHPDHKWVGGGHPSTFGTTYIPNLPTEEVFTTPHKYGVNGTVASKKPLSALGNLIENFSLTFKEGKVVDFSAEKGYETLKQLLSMDEGMLYLGEVALVPHDSPISNSGIIFNNTLFDENASCHLAIGNAISMALHDAKNINIEDYEKKGINHSTGHTDFMIGSADLEIVAEYYDGRKVPLFKNGNWA, encoded by the coding sequence ATGAAAAGTTTTGAAGACAAATTGGAGCATTATGCTGAACTCGTGGTTAAGGTAGGACTAAACGTTCAAAAAGGACAAAGATTACTGATCAATTCTCCTATTGAAGCGGCTGATTTCACACGGAGAATCACGAAATATGCTTATGAGCACGGATGTAGTCGTGTATTTGTAGACTGGGTTGATACAGGTTTGAATCGAATCCATTATTTAAACGCGTCGGATGACGTTTTAAAGAATTTCATCGAACAGTGGGAAGTTGATAAATTCAATAGCCTGGCAGAGCATAACGACTGTATGCTATTTATTGCAGGAACGGATCCGAGTGCATACGCAAATATTCCACCTGAACGTATTATGTTCGTTCAAAAAAACGGAGCTGAAAAACTGCAATCAATTGCTCAAAAAAGACTACGGGGTGACGTGCCTTGGGCAATCATTGGTGTACCAACTGAAGCTTGGGCAGAGAGTATTTATCCAAAGTTGAAAAAAGATGAAGCGGTAGCTGCTTTATGGGAAGCGATTTTTAAAACAGTAAGAGTCGATCAACAAGATCCAATCGCCGCGTGGCAAGAACATTCAGCAACCCTTACAAAAAAAGTGGATTATCTGAATGAACAAAAGTTTAAGTCTCTTCATTATAAATCGGAAGGAACAAATCTATCCATCGATCTACATCCAGATCACAAATGGGTAGGTGGCGGTCATCCATCCACATTTGGAACGACCTATATTCCAAACCTTCCAACAGAAGAAGTGTTTACGACGCCTCATAAATATGGAGTTAACGGAACGGTCGCTAGTAAAAAACCTTTATCTGCCTTAGGAAACTTAATCGAGAACTTTTCACTCACGTTCAAAGAAGGAAAAGTGGTTGATTTTTCTGCAGAAAAGGGATATGAGACGTTAAAACAGCTTCTTAGTATGGATGAAGGGATGTTATACCTTGGTGAAGTGGCGTTAGTACCACATGATTCACCAATCTCGAACTCAGGAATTATCTTTAATAATACCTTGTTTGATGAGAATGCTTCTTGCCACCTGGCAATAGGAAATGCAATTTCCATGGCACTTCATGACGCAAAGAACATTAACATCGAGGATTATGAGAAAAAAGGCATTAACCATAGCACTGGACACACTGACTTTATGATTGGTTCAGCCGATCTTGAGATTGTAGCTGAATATTATGATGGGAGAAAAGTTCCACTGTTTAAAAATGGAAACTGGGCTTAG
- a CDS encoding class I SAM-dependent methyltransferase: MKQNKYDDVNFFLAYEKMPRSVKGLEGAGEWHVLKELLPELRYKSVLDLGCGFGWHCRYAREQQARSVIGVDISEKMLQKAREMTNDSLISYVNMPIEDINFSDSQFDVVISSLAFHYIKSFEAICKKVYNCLKPGGSFVFSVEHPIFTSRNEQDWYYDDKGNRLHWAVDNYQLEGLRETTFLTENVIKYHRTFSTYINDLINAGFIVRTVKEPIPSEEMLKSIAEMKDELRRPMFLIISAEK, translated from the coding sequence ATGAAGCAAAACAAGTATGATGATGTAAATTTCTTTTTGGCATATGAAAAAATGCCACGTTCAGTCAAAGGACTTGAAGGTGCGGGAGAATGGCACGTATTAAAAGAACTTTTACCAGAACTTCGATATAAAAGTGTACTTGATTTGGGATGTGGTTTTGGCTGGCATTGCCGTTATGCTCGTGAACAGCAAGCAAGGTCTGTTATTGGAGTAGATATATCTGAAAAAATGCTTCAAAAAGCTCGTGAAATGACGAATGATTCTTTAATTTCTTACGTTAACATGCCAATTGAAGACATTAATTTTTCAGACTCTCAATTTGATGTTGTCATTAGTTCATTAGCTTTTCACTATATTAAGTCCTTTGAAGCAATCTGTAAAAAGGTTTATAATTGTCTGAAGCCTGGAGGTTCTTTTGTTTTTTCAGTTGAACATCCTATTTTCACTTCACGGAACGAGCAAGATTGGTATTATGATGACAAAGGGAATCGTCTACATTGGGCAGTTGACAATTACCAATTGGAAGGGTTGCGTGAAACAACATTCCTAACTGAAAACGTAATAAAATATCATCGTACATTTTCAACTTATATCAATGACTTAATTAATGCTGGTTTTATTGTAAGGACAGTCAAGGAACCAATTCCCTCTGAAGAAATGTTAAAGAGCATTGCTGAAATGAAAGATGAACTCCGTAGACCTATGTTCTTAATAATCTCAGCAGAAAAGTAA
- a CDS encoding CdaR family transcriptional regulator produces the protein MKINKVLAQEIADKVMTVIPYNVNIMNETGMIIGSGDANRKGKMHQGAIAAVEQNTIVCIYDSEGPSMPGVNIPIYFRKKIIGVIGISGEPAIVEPFAELVRVTAELLINQEYLFTERRIQEQMKEEFLYQWVFRQDQYDAVFKNNGEAIGINLDMERKAIIVKGETIKEPYLKDQEFSFKLNQSTFLFIVPTDSDILKRLEQMSTHHGTKIGIGGSSTHVSKSVHEAKRAIEIAEKLTLPSTFCDYQDLKFIDYLTNKDMPFSEIGNFFQEFETTPKGQELIETLLCYIKNSGDMNAISKELHIHRNSLAYRLQRIEILTNKNPKKFTDLFQLYTGYVIYKMKHSE, from the coding sequence ATGAAAATTAATAAAGTTCTAGCCCAAGAGATTGCCGATAAAGTAATGACCGTTATACCCTACAATGTAAATATTATGAATGAAACAGGGATGATTATTGGAAGTGGGGACGCAAATAGAAAAGGTAAAATGCATCAAGGAGCGATAGCAGCAGTCGAACAAAATACCATTGTTTGCATCTATGATTCAGAAGGTCCCTCCATGCCAGGTGTAAATATCCCAATCTATTTCAGAAAGAAAATTATCGGCGTGATTGGAATCAGCGGAGAACCAGCCATTGTTGAACCTTTTGCTGAATTAGTCCGCGTAACTGCAGAATTATTAATTAACCAGGAATATCTATTTACAGAGCGTAGAATACAAGAGCAAATGAAGGAGGAATTTTTATATCAATGGGTTTTTCGTCAAGATCAATATGATGCTGTGTTTAAGAATAACGGCGAAGCGATTGGAATTAATCTTGATATGGAAAGAAAGGCCATTATCGTAAAGGGTGAAACGATTAAAGAACCCTATTTGAAAGACCAGGAATTTTCATTTAAATTAAATCAATCTACGTTCCTTTTCATTGTGCCGACTGATAGTGATATCTTAAAAAGATTGGAACAGATGAGTACCCATCATGGTACCAAAATTGGAATTGGAGGCAGCAGTACACATGTATCAAAATCCGTGCATGAAGCAAAACGGGCGATTGAAATCGCTGAAAAACTAACACTGCCTTCCACTTTCTGCGATTATCAAGACCTAAAGTTTATTGATTATTTAACGAATAAAGATATGCCATTTAGTGAAATCGGTAATTTTTTTCAGGAGTTTGAGACTACACCTAAAGGACAAGAGCTCATTGAAACACTTCTTTGCTATATAAAAAACAGCGGTGATATGAATGCGATTTCGAAGGAACTTCATATCCATCGGAACAGTTTGGCCTATCGCTTACAAAGAATTGAAATATTAACAAACAAAAATCCGAAAAAGTTCACAGATTTATTTCAACTCTATACTGGATATGTCATTTATAAAATGAAGCATTCAGAGTAA
- the dapA gene encoding 4-hydroxy-tetrahydrodipicolinate synthase, whose amino-acid sequence MFKPNGVIPALVTPLDRNGNLMEDALRKVIDYTIAGGVHGLFVLGSSGEIYGLTPEQKRRVVEVTVDHTAGRVPIYCGASEITTRDCIKTAQMVEEIGGVAALSVLTPYFMSPTQTELAEHFKTIAKSTKLPIILYGNEARTQVKIDVKTCEELSKVDNIIGIKDSSGDMTKTAEYLRVTPRESFSVLLGRDTLIYAGLCHGATGAIASTGNIAPKLVADIYNNFVAGDYQKSLELQFKLAPLRLAVDKATFPVVLKEGLRMVGIDVGYALAPAAEMNPESKQILANVLKDLELYQTN is encoded by the coding sequence ATGTTTAAACCAAATGGAGTCATTCCTGCACTGGTCACACCTTTAGATAGAAATGGTAACTTGATGGAAGATGCTTTACGAAAAGTAATTGATTACACCATCGCAGGTGGTGTACATGGATTATTCGTTCTAGGAAGCAGCGGCGAAATTTACGGCTTAACGCCAGAGCAGAAGCGCCGGGTTGTAGAGGTAACAGTCGATCACACTGCTGGAAGAGTTCCTATTTATTGCGGTGCTAGTGAGATTACCACAAGAGACTGTATTAAAACCGCACAGATGGTAGAAGAAATTGGCGGAGTTGCTGCGTTATCTGTCTTAACTCCGTATTTTATGTCACCAACCCAAACGGAGTTGGCCGAGCACTTTAAGACAATCGCCAAGTCTACAAAACTGCCAATTATTCTTTATGGGAATGAAGCTCGTACACAAGTGAAAATTGATGTGAAGACTTGCGAAGAGCTTAGTAAGGTTGATAACATTATCGGAATTAAAGATAGCAGCGGAGATATGACGAAAACGGCTGAGTACTTACGAGTAACCCCTCGCGAATCATTTTCCGTTTTACTTGGGCGCGACACACTCATTTATGCAGGTTTATGTCATGGTGCCACTGGTGCGATCGCGAGCACAGGTAATATTGCACCTAAATTGGTCGCAGATATTTACAATAATTTTGTTGCAGGCGACTATCAAAAATCACTAGAATTGCAGTTTAAACTTGCTCCACTACGTTTAGCAGTGGATAAAGCAACATTCCCTGTTGTGTTAAAAGAAGGTTTACGAATGGTAGGAATTGATGTGGGTTATGCATTAGCTCCTGCAGCGGAAATGAATCCTGAAAGCAAGCAAATATTAGCCAATGTACTAAAAGACTTAGAGCTTTACCAAACCAACTAA
- a CDS encoding gluconate:H+ symporter: MPLVYVALAVALILVLMIPLKINGFIALIIAALFVGFLQGMPGDALLESIYGGIGGQLDELILILGFGAMIGTVMADAGAAQRIATTLIDKMGIKRVQIAMLIAAYILGITMFFEVAFVLLIPLVFTIARQTKLNLLWVAIPTSVGLSTTHSFLPPHPGPAAVVDAFGASMGLTLVYGLIIAIPVGSFIALTWPRLPFVKKMNPSIPAGIGSTKIFKEEEMPSFFSSITVALVPVVLIGISAACEVFLPETNSFRHVMEFFGSATIALMLTLLLSFYLLGTRVGRSLKDVMSSCSSSVKPMAMIILVIGAGGAFKQVLVDSGIADYIKELTNGWDISPIILAWLIAAILRIALGSATVAVMTAAGVVLPIAQASGISLELMTLAVTCGSIAFSHVTDPGFWMFKEYLNLSVGQAIKVRTTYTTALGILGLFGVLILNKFIG; the protein is encoded by the coding sequence ATGCCATTAGTTTATGTTGCATTAGCTGTTGCTCTTATTTTGGTTTTGATGATCCCCTTAAAAATAAATGGTTTTATTGCTTTAATCATTGCTGCTTTATTTGTGGGCTTTCTCCAAGGGATGCCAGGAGATGCATTACTGGAGTCCATTTATGGAGGAATCGGGGGACAACTTGATGAATTGATTTTGATTTTAGGATTTGGAGCCATGATCGGAACGGTTATGGCTGATGCTGGAGCAGCTCAACGGATTGCGACCACCCTAATAGACAAAATGGGAATTAAAAGGGTTCAAATCGCGATGTTAATTGCTGCTTATATCCTTGGGATTACGATGTTTTTCGAGGTTGCCTTTGTCTTATTAATTCCATTAGTTTTCACGATTGCACGCCAAACAAAGTTAAATTTACTTTGGGTAGCCATACCGACATCGGTTGGGTTATCGACTACACATAGCTTCCTGCCTCCGCACCCAGGACCAGCAGCGGTTGTAGACGCATTCGGTGCAAGCATGGGTTTAACATTAGTGTATGGTTTGATTATTGCCATTCCTGTAGGTTCATTCATCGCTTTAACTTGGCCAAGACTGCCATTTGTCAAAAAAATGAATCCTTCTATTCCTGCAGGGATTGGCAGTACGAAGATTTTTAAAGAGGAAGAAATGCCTAGCTTCTTTTCTAGTATCACGGTTGCACTTGTCCCAGTGGTGCTCATTGGAATATCTGCCGCCTGTGAAGTTTTTTTACCTGAAACGAATAGTTTTAGACATGTCATGGAATTCTTTGGATCCGCTACGATTGCCTTAATGCTTACGCTATTGCTCTCCTTCTATTTGCTTGGAACAAGGGTTGGCCGTTCCTTAAAGGATGTTATGTCATCGTGTTCTAGCAGTGTAAAGCCGATGGCGATGATCATCCTTGTAATCGGTGCTGGTGGGGCATTCAAACAAGTATTAGTAGACAGTGGGATTGCTGATTATATCAAGGAGTTGACAAACGGATGGGATATTTCACCGATTATCCTTGCTTGGTTAATCGCGGCTATCCTGCGTATTGCTCTAGGATCTGCCACTGTTGCGGTTATGACAGCAGCTGGTGTGGTTCTGCCAATCGCTCAGGCTTCTGGTATTAGCTTGGAATTAATGACTCTGGCTGTAACTTGTGGAAGTATTGCTTTTTCCCACGTGACAGACCCTGGCTTCTGGATGTTCAAAGAATATCTTAATCTATCAGTTGGCCAGGCCATTAAGGTTAGAACAACTTATACAACCGCACTCGGTATCCTTGGATTGTTCGGTGTATTAATCCTCAATAAGTTTATTGGATAA
- the garR gene encoding 2-hydroxy-3-oxopropionate reductase — MKKIGFIGLGIMGKPMSKNLLKAGYQLIVSDFNKEASKELEQLGAEVESTPKAIAEKSDIVITMLPNSPNVKEVALGENGIIEGAHEGLIYVDMSSIAPAASQEVYRALIEKGVEMLDAPVSGGEPKAIDGTISVMVGGKKEVFEEVKDVLAAMAGSVVHVGEIGAGNVTKLANQIIVALNIAAVSEAFVLAQKAGVNPEAVYQAIRGGLAGSTVLDAKAPMMLDRNFNPGFRINLHMKDLTNALETSHEFGAPSPLTAAVLEMMYALKVDGYEFEDHSSLVKYYEKLANTEVSR; from the coding sequence ATGAAGAAAATTGGATTTATTGGACTAGGAATTATGGGTAAGCCTATGAGCAAAAACTTGCTCAAAGCAGGATATCAGTTGATTGTTAGTGATTTTAATAAAGAGGCAAGTAAAGAACTAGAGCAACTAGGAGCGGAAGTAGAATCAACACCAAAGGCCATCGCTGAAAAATCGGATATCGTGATCACCATGCTGCCAAACTCTCCCAACGTAAAGGAAGTTGCTTTAGGAGAAAACGGAATTATTGAAGGTGCCCATGAAGGATTAATTTATGTGGACATGAGCTCTATAGCACCAGCTGCTTCTCAAGAAGTATATCGAGCATTAATCGAAAAGGGCGTTGAAATGTTAGATGCTCCTGTCAGTGGCGGGGAGCCAAAAGCCATTGATGGCACGATTTCTGTCATGGTAGGCGGCAAAAAGGAAGTATTTGAAGAAGTGAAGGATGTATTAGCAGCCATGGCTGGATCGGTTGTACATGTGGGCGAAATTGGTGCAGGCAACGTTACAAAACTTGCAAACCAAATTATCGTGGCATTAAACATTGCAGCGGTATCGGAAGCATTTGTATTAGCGCAAAAAGCTGGTGTGAACCCGGAAGCTGTTTACCAAGCAATCCGCGGCGGTTTAGCAGGAAGCACGGTTTTAGATGCAAAAGCACCGATGATGTTAGACCGTAACTTCAACCCTGGTTTCCGTATAAACTTGCACATGAAAGATCTAACAAATGCACTCGAAACCAGCCATGAGTTCGGTGCTCCATCTCCATTAACGGCAGCTGTTCTGGAAATGATGTATGCCTTGAAAGTAGACGGTTATGAATTTGAGGACCACAGCAGTCTAGTAAAATACTATGAAAAATTAGCGAATACAGAGGTATCTCGTTAA
- the gudD gene encoding glucarate dehydratase, with protein sequence MNTVEKVINATPVVTEMEVYPVAGRDSMLLNLSGAHGAYFTRNIVILKDSNGNVGVGEVPGGEAIRKTLEDARAIVVGSSIGHYNNILNKVRKEFVGRDSAGRGLQTFDLRITIHAVTALEAALLDLLGKHLNVPVAALLGEGKQRDKVKTLGYLFYIGDRNRTDLPYYSNHDSEVEWYRVRHEEALTPEAIVRLAEASQELYGFKDFKLKGGVLEGKQEIKAIKALKERFPDARITLDPNGAWSLAEAVELCKDMHGILTYAEDPCGAENGYSGREVMAEFRRQTGLPTATNMIATDWRQMGHTISLQSVDIPLADPHFWTMQGSVRVAQMCNEWGLTWGSHSNNHFDISLSMFTHVAAAAPGEITAIDTHWIWQEGIERLTKDPFQIVDGHLAIPDKPGLGVEVDMEQILKAHEVYKNMGLNSRDDSVGMQFYIPGWKFDNKKPCLVR encoded by the coding sequence ATGAATACAGTTGAGAAAGTGATTAACGCTACTCCAGTTGTGACAGAAATGGAAGTATATCCTGTTGCCGGCCGTGACAGTATGTTATTAAATCTTAGCGGCGCGCACGGTGCCTATTTTACTAGAAACATTGTGATCTTAAAGGACAGCAATGGTAATGTGGGTGTAGGCGAAGTACCCGGCGGCGAAGCAATCCGTAAAACGCTTGAAGACGCTAGAGCGATTGTAGTCGGTTCATCCATTGGTCATTATAACAATATCTTAAATAAGGTTCGAAAAGAATTTGTCGGCCGCGATTCAGCCGGCCGCGGGTTACAAACATTTGATTTACGGATTACCATTCATGCGGTTACTGCCCTTGAAGCAGCGCTATTAGATTTATTAGGGAAGCACTTAAATGTTCCGGTTGCAGCTCTTCTTGGTGAAGGCAAGCAGAGGGATAAAGTAAAGACTCTTGGTTACCTATTCTATATTGGCGACCGTAATCGGACAGATCTTCCGTATTATAGCAATCATGATTCTGAAGTGGAATGGTATCGCGTCCGACATGAAGAGGCGTTAACACCGGAAGCAATTGTACGTCTAGCTGAAGCTTCACAAGAACTTTACGGCTTTAAAGACTTTAAGCTAAAAGGCGGCGTTTTAGAGGGGAAACAAGAAATCAAAGCAATCAAGGCATTAAAAGAAAGGTTCCCAGATGCAAGAATTACTCTTGATCCAAACGGTGCTTGGTCATTAGCAGAAGCGGTTGAGCTTTGCAAAGATATGCACGGAATTCTAACCTATGCAGAGGATCCATGTGGTGCGGAAAATGGTTACTCGGGCCGTGAAGTCATGGCTGAGTTCAGAAGACAAACGGGTCTTCCAACGGCAACCAATATGATTGCTACGGACTGGCGTCAAATGGGTCATACGATTTCGCTGCAATCTGTGGATATCCCTCTTGCCGACCCACACTTTTGGACGATGCAAGGTTCTGTCCGTGTAGCGCAAATGTGTAATGAATGGGGACTAACATGGGGATCTCACTCGAATAACCACTTTGATATCTCACTTTCCATGTTTACCCATGTTGCTGCGGCTGCTCCGGGTGAAATTACGGCGATTGATACACACTGGATTTGGCAGGAAGGCATTGAACGTTTAACGAAGGATCCATTCCAAATCGTTGATGGACACTTGGCGATTCCAGATAAGCCAGGTTTAGGTGTAGAAGTAGATATGGAGCAAATCCTAAAGGCACATGAAGTATATAAAAATATGGGACTTAACTCTCGTGACGACTCAGTCGGTATGCAGTTCTACATCCCTGGCTGGAAATTTGATAACAAGAAACCATGTCTTGTTCGCTAA